In Bacteroidota bacterium, the following proteins share a genomic window:
- a CDS encoding STAS domain-containing protein, with protein sequence MKFDITKNTQQTIIKLKERKLDVSVSPELKGEFILLCRPTLKSLVVDLTDVEFCDSSGLSALLIADRQMRGHGGKVILVGVQKKVMALLKISQLDRVFPIFDTVAKAIKE encoded by the coding sequence ATGAAGTTTGATATTACCAAGAATACACAGCAGACGATCATCAAACTGAAGGAGCGGAAGCTCGACGTTTCGGTCTCGCCGGAGCTGAAAGGAGAATTCATCCTTCTGTGCCGTCCGACGCTCAAATCGCTCGTCGTGGACCTCACCGATGTGGAATTCTGCGACAGCAGCGGGCTCAGCGCTCTCCTGATCGCGGACCGTCAGATGCGGGGCCACGGAGGGAAGGTCATTCTCGTCGGAGTGCAGAAAAAGGTCATGGCGCTTTTGAAAATTTCCCAGCTCGACCGCGTTTTCCCGATCTTCGACACCGTGGCCAAAGCGATCAAAGAGTGA
- the ligA gene encoding NAD-dependent DNA ligase LigA: protein MKAGKSTPQASEAKRRIQELAEKIREHDYKYYVLSQPTISDEKYDQLMRELAGLEEQFPALRAPDSPTQRVGGQPTKEFPTVTHSVPMLSLANTYSEEELIDFDRRVGSLLNQETYRYIAELKIDGIAISLKYENGILVQGATRGDGVQGDEITNNLRTIRSIPLRVHPVSNKLRTFEVRGEIYMKKKDFEKMNAERELAGEKVFVNARNSTSGTLKMQDPKIVAARRLNMFSYFLRSDDVQLKSHYENLELLKQMGFVVNEHIRVCKTIRDVKNFCDEWKDRRESLPYDIDGVVVKVDSLRQQEDLGAVAKSPRWAIAYKFPAQKMETRLNGITLQVGRVGTITPVAELEPVFVGGTTVSRATLHNEDYIAELGLRVGDTVVVEKGGDVIPKVSAVNTAKRQKGSRPFTMPNVCPVCGSKIYRPEGEAAYYCENSECPAQVRGRIEHFAHRGAMDIEGLGEAVIDLLVNEKLIHTLADIYTLKKDRIVPLERMGEKSAQNLIDAIEQSKKQPFHKVIFALGIRFVGAGVAKLLADSFGTIERLQGASLEDLERVEGIGPRIAESVVRFFKEKHTRELIAKLQRAGVTMRSEKKKSSAQPFAGKIFVLTGTLTSMARDEAKEKIEALGGKVTSSVSAKTNFVVVGSDAGSKLEKAVELGVQTVDEREFQKMLASA from the coding sequence ATGAAAGCGGGGAAATCCACTCCTCAGGCTTCCGAGGCAAAGCGACGCATTCAGGAGCTTGCCGAAAAGATCCGCGAGCACGATTACAAGTATTACGTGCTGTCGCAGCCGACCATTTCGGACGAAAAGTACGACCAGCTGATGCGCGAGCTTGCCGGCCTCGAGGAACAGTTTCCTGCGCTGCGGGCTCCCGATTCCCCCACCCAGCGTGTCGGCGGACAACCGACAAAAGAATTTCCAACGGTCACGCACAGCGTTCCGATGCTCAGCCTCGCCAATACCTATTCGGAAGAAGAACTGATCGATTTCGACCGAAGGGTCGGCTCACTGCTGAACCAGGAGACGTACCGTTATATTGCCGAGCTGAAGATCGACGGCATTGCCATCAGTTTGAAGTATGAAAACGGGATCCTTGTTCAGGGAGCAACGCGCGGAGACGGCGTCCAGGGGGACGAGATCACCAACAACCTCAGGACGATACGTTCTATTCCGCTTCGCGTTCATCCGGTGTCAAACAAACTCCGTACTTTCGAGGTGCGCGGCGAAATCTATATGAAGAAAAAAGATTTCGAGAAGATGAACGCAGAACGGGAGCTGGCAGGGGAAAAAGTTTTTGTCAACGCGCGCAATTCCACTTCCGGAACGCTGAAAATGCAGGACCCGAAAATCGTGGCGGCGCGGCGGTTGAATATGTTCTCGTATTTTCTCCGGTCGGACGATGTCCAGCTGAAATCCCATTACGAGAATCTTGAACTTCTCAAGCAGATGGGGTTTGTCGTCAACGAGCATATCCGCGTCTGCAAAACGATCCGGGACGTTAAGAATTTCTGCGACGAATGGAAGGACCGCCGCGAAAGCCTGCCGTACGACATCGACGGCGTCGTGGTGAAGGTCGATTCGCTCCGCCAGCAGGAGGACCTCGGAGCCGTCGCAAAAAGTCCCCGCTGGGCGATCGCTTATAAATTTCCCGCTCAAAAGATGGAAACGAGGCTCAACGGGATCACGCTGCAAGTGGGGCGGGTGGGAACGATCACGCCGGTCGCGGAGCTGGAGCCGGTGTTCGTCGGCGGAACAACAGTGAGCCGCGCAACCCTCCACAACGAAGACTATATCGCCGAGCTGGGGCTGCGTGTCGGCGACACGGTCGTCGTCGAAAAAGGGGGAGACGTGATCCCCAAAGTGAGCGCGGTGAATACCGCCAAGCGCCAAAAGGGCTCGAGGCCGTTCACGATGCCGAATGTGTGTCCCGTGTGCGGCTCGAAGATCTACCGCCCGGAAGGGGAAGCGGCGTACTACTGCGAAAACTCGGAGTGTCCGGCCCAGGTCCGGGGACGCATCGAGCACTTCGCTCACCGGGGAGCGATGGACATCGAGGGGTTGGGAGAAGCGGTCATCGACCTGCTCGTCAACGAAAAGCTGATCCACACGCTTGCCGACATCTACACGCTCAAGAAAGACCGGATCGTCCCCCTGGAACGGATGGGAGAAAAGAGCGCCCAGAACCTGATCGACGCGATCGAGCAGAGCAAGAAACAGCCGTTCCACAAAGTGATCTTCGCCCTCGGCATCCGGTTCGTCGGCGCGGGAGTCGCCAAGCTTCTCGCCGATTCATTCGGTACGATCGAGAGGCTTCAGGGCGCATCGTTGGAGGACCTTGAGCGCGTCGAAGGGATCGGTCCGCGCATTGCCGAGAGCGTCGTCCGCTTTTTCAAAGAGAAACATACGAGAGAACTGATCGCCAAACTGCAGCGCGCCGGCGTGACGATGAGATCCGAAAAGAAGAAATCATCGGCGCAGCCGTTCGCGGGAAAAATATTCGTCCTGACCGGCACCCTGACCTCGATGGCCCGCGACGAAGCGAAGGAAAAGATCGAGGCGCTCGGAGGAAAAGTCACGTCGAGCGTCAGCGCGAAAACAAATTTCGTCGTCGTCGGATCCGACGCCGGTTCCAAACTCGAGAAAGCCGTCGAGCTTGGCGTACAGACCGTCGATGAGAGAGAATTTCAAAAAATGCTCGCGTCGGCCTGA
- a CDS encoding helix-turn-helix domain-containing protein translates to MNTFSEELRKERVAKDISLADISKKTHINVKYLEAIEQGSFDILPQTYVRAFIREYAIVIGLAPKAVLKKFDVMVSGKYSVENGAMIGSGWSGTPLPSLPEQNAPAPARPGSKPEFLRQNDNRTVAVVIGVVVIAAVLVYFMYDYATQETKMPIAQETPFQEVVKEQEKQILPQKAALDTFAVIQASPKRDSLILRAVTVDSVWISLAKDNAPSQNFILPPEASRTWSAAKQFRLSLGNAGGIRFMLNGTDIGRFGKRGVVVRNIILTPEYLKTKH, encoded by the coding sequence ATGAATACTTTCTCCGAGGAGCTGCGAAAAGAGCGCGTCGCTAAAGACATCTCTCTCGCGGACATCTCAAAAAAGACGCATATCAACGTCAAATATCTCGAAGCCATAGAACAAGGTTCGTTCGATATTCTTCCCCAGACATACGTCCGCGCGTTCATCCGTGAATATGCGATCGTGATCGGATTGGCGCCGAAAGCCGTCCTGAAAAAATTCGATGTGATGGTCAGCGGAAAATATTCCGTCGAGAACGGCGCCATGATCGGCTCGGGATGGAGCGGCACCCCGCTCCCTTCCCTGCCGGAACAGAACGCCCCTGCACCTGCCCGGCCGGGGAGCAAACCGGAATTCTTGAGGCAGAACGACAACAGAACGGTCGCGGTCGTCATCGGCGTAGTCGTCATTGCCGCGGTGCTCGTGTATTTCATGTACGACTATGCGACGCAGGAGACGAAAATGCCGATCGCGCAGGAGACCCCGTTCCAGGAAGTCGTCAAGGAACAGGAGAAGCAAATCCTTCCACAGAAAGCGGCGCTCGATACGTTCGCGGTGATCCAGGCCTCGCCGAAGAGAGACTCGCTGATCCTGAGGGCCGTGACCGTCGATTCAGTGTGGATCAGCCTCGCCAAAGACAATGCCCCTTCGCAAAATTTTATACTCCCCCCCGAAGCGTCGAGAACATGGAGTGCGGCAAAACAATTCAGGCTCTCCCTCGGCAATGCCGGCGGAATCCGCTTTATGCTGAACGGAACCGACATCGGCCGGTTTGGAAAGCGGGGCGTTGTGGTCCGGAACATCATCCTCACCCCCGAATACTTGAAAACGAAGCATTGA
- a CDS encoding response regulator translates to MRNFFLKLRAFFQNLGLVEQAQIVASTAVVVIMVTIISANIVLNLELTPFDFISIITVGIIGFASVYFSLKYGRQLEAQKRELEALNRVAESVNQSIDLDYLLSNVLQIVVELAKTEYGWLYIVDDKKLELRNSRGTAFSFFNKQALDNIEHVPWIQKIHTQKEDSLAGSSFADENILRAGISSWVSVPLRSADQFAGVLLLATTVKGFFSERQVDLIAAFGNHINVALNNAHLFDRLRKSEQQYADLFEHSPDMYHLVNSEGIVISCNQTEVQTLGYMKSDIIGRPLTQLYPPEYRLNVLETLLKAFENGHEFRGIEEQMMKQDGGIIDVSVNTSLVYDDKHVPVLMRCVVRDITEKKKLEQKIMQAQKIDSIGNLAGGVAHDFNNILASILGSSSIMRRRMNENDKWFPFVDIIETAAKRGASLTRQLLTFARRGSVEVHPVDIHGILVETIHLFERSVNPNISIVTNFTPEVAIVNGDEGQIQQAMLNIFINARDAMPNGGTLTIETSPVQYTEQDRSTLSGETRSGSYIAVKVVDSGIGMSKEVQQRMFEPFFTTKEQGKGTGLGLSVVYGVVNSHGGYISVQSEPNKGTTFSILFPKLPETFKSRTVRSDKKIIGGKETILVVDDEEIVRTTISAMLSDLGYTVESTAGGKEALEVLSKKKNIDLVLLDMTMPSMGGKEVFQKIRRSRSRAKVIISSGYSDSVLGEDSFAKKVDGFLQKPYQIEDLSKKIREVLDGNHRS, encoded by the coding sequence ATGAGAAATTTCTTTCTAAAGCTCCGGGCATTTTTCCAGAACTTAGGCCTCGTGGAGCAGGCGCAGATCGTTGCTTCGACCGCGGTCGTCGTGATCATGGTGACGATCATCAGCGCGAACATCGTCCTGAACCTCGAGCTTACCCCGTTCGACTTCATCTCCATCATTACCGTCGGCATCATCGGCTTCGCCAGCGTGTATTTCTCGCTGAAATACGGCCGCCAGCTCGAAGCGCAGAAGAGGGAACTTGAAGCGCTCAATCGTGTCGCCGAATCGGTCAACCAATCGATCGACCTCGATTATCTTCTCAGCAACGTGCTCCAGATAGTCGTCGAACTCGCGAAGACCGAATACGGCTGGCTGTACATCGTTGACGACAAAAAGCTGGAACTCCGGAATTCACGCGGCACGGCGTTCAGCTTCTTCAACAAGCAGGCGCTTGACAACATCGAACACGTCCCGTGGATACAGAAAATTCATACTCAAAAGGAGGATTCGCTTGCCGGCTCATCCTTCGCCGACGAAAATATTCTGCGGGCGGGGATCTCCTCGTGGGTGTCGGTCCCGCTCCGCTCCGCGGACCAGTTTGCCGGGGTGCTGCTTCTCGCCACCACGGTGAAAGGATTTTTCTCCGAACGACAGGTCGATTTGATCGCGGCATTCGGCAACCACATCAACGTTGCGCTGAACAACGCCCATCTTTTCGACCGGCTGCGGAAGTCGGAACAGCAGTACGCCGACCTGTTCGAACACTCGCCGGATATGTACCACCTCGTGAACAGCGAAGGGATCGTCATCAGCTGCAACCAGACCGAGGTCCAGACCCTGGGATATATGAAAAGCGACATCATCGGCCGCCCGTTGACCCAGCTGTATCCTCCGGAATACCGCCTCAACGTGCTCGAAACGCTGCTGAAAGCGTTCGAAAACGGCCATGAATTCCGCGGAATCGAAGAGCAGATGATGAAACAGGACGGGGGCATCATCGACGTCAGCGTCAACACATCGCTTGTCTACGACGACAAACATGTTCCGGTGCTCATGCGCTGCGTTGTCCGCGACATCACCGAAAAGAAGAAACTCGAGCAGAAGATCATGCAGGCGCAGAAGATCGACAGCATCGGCAACCTTGCCGGGGGCGTCGCGCACGATTTCAACAACATCCTCGCATCGATCCTCGGCTCGTCGTCGATCATGCGCCGGCGGATGAACGAAAACGACAAGTGGTTCCCTTTCGTGGACATCATCGAGACGGCGGCGAAACGGGGTGCGTCGCTCACTCGGCAGCTGCTCACCTTTGCGCGCCGCGGAAGCGTCGAGGTCCATCCCGTTGACATTCATGGGATCCTCGTCGAAACGATCCATCTCTTCGAGCGAAGCGTCAACCCGAACATTTCCATCGTGACGAATTTCACTCCGGAAGTGGCGATCGTCAACGGCGACGAGGGCCAAATCCAGCAGGCGATGCTGAATATTTTCATCAATGCCCGCGACGCTATGCCGAACGGCGGGACGCTGACGATCGAAACATCCCCCGTGCAATACACGGAACAGGACCGAAGCACCCTTTCCGGCGAAACCCGCAGCGGAAGCTACATTGCCGTGAAAGTGGTCGACAGCGGCATCGGTATGAGCAAGGAAGTGCAGCAGCGGATGTTCGAGCCGTTCTTCACGACCAAAGAACAGGGAAAAGGGACCGGCCTCGGGTTGTCCGTGGTCTACGGCGTCGTGAACAGCCACGGCGGATACATCTCCGTCCAAAGCGAGCCGAACAAGGGAACGACGTTCTCCATCCTCTTCCCCAAACTCCCCGAGACGTTCAAATCGAGGACCGTCCGCTCCGACAAAAAAATCATCGGCGGCAAAGAGACAATCCTTGTCGTTGATGACGAAGAGATCGTGCGAACGACGATCAGCGCGATGCTCTCCGACCTCGGGTATACGGTGGAATCGACCGCCGGCGGTAAAGAAGCCCTGGAGGTCCTTTCCAAGAAGAAAAACATCGACCTCGTGCTCCTCGACATGACGATGCCGTCGATGGGAGGAAAAGAGGTGTTCCAGAAGATCCGCCGGTCAAGATCCCGGGCCAAAGTGATCATTTCGAGCGGATATTCCGATTCCGTCCTGGGGGAAGATTCATTCGCGAAAAAGGTCGACGGCTTTCTCCAGAAGCCGTACCAGATCGAGGACCTTTCCAAAAAAATTCGCGAAGTGCTGGACGGGAACCACCGATCGTAG
- a CDS encoding response regulator gives MAAESDNNRRAISELLKSADRSIKDNNLDAALGFIERVFEIEQRNVYARAYKERILALKDAEAKDLAATIKKDPASVKTAPPAEKKKAEEPIPLDLPVKPAPVPRPKTSLPKTAGLHIPHSPAALEAYRTLLTEIWSDGNVSADEQAQIDSMKDTFEITEKDHEDIERQVRIEAYLGAIREAWKMGVTSFVDIRRRFKITDQEHLSVEEKINQFLQSLKAKGTILLLDDDNSFLSVIKDVLTEAGYTCFAVNSGEEGLTALDNITPDIVVCDIDFVKPKMNGFTFYEKFRAIERFVDVPFIFMSGLDQDIVVRAGKQMGVDDYLTKPFDAELLMATIEGKLKRSREIKRVRQTSKT, from the coding sequence ATGGCAGCAGAATCGGATAACAATCGACGCGCGATCAGCGAACTCCTGAAATCCGCAGACAGGTCGATCAAGGACAACAACCTCGATGCAGCCTTGGGCTTCATCGAGCGCGTCTTTGAGATCGAGCAGCGGAACGTCTACGCGCGCGCATACAAGGAACGGATCCTTGCGTTAAAGGATGCCGAGGCGAAGGATCTTGCAGCAACGATAAAAAAGGACCCGGCATCCGTGAAAACGGCGCCCCCCGCCGAAAAAAAGAAAGCGGAAGAACCGATCCCTCTCGACCTCCCGGTGAAACCCGCACCGGTTCCACGGCCGAAAACATCGCTTCCAAAAACCGCCGGACTTCACATCCCACATTCCCCCGCGGCGCTCGAAGCGTACCGCACCTTGCTTACAGAAATATGGTCGGATGGCAACGTAAGCGCCGACGAACAGGCCCAGATCGATTCCATGAAAGACACGTTCGAGATTACCGAGAAGGACCATGAAGACATCGAACGGCAGGTCCGGATCGAGGCGTACCTCGGCGCCATCAGAGAAGCGTGGAAAATGGGGGTGACCTCGTTCGTCGATATCCGCAGGCGATTTAAGATCACGGACCAGGAACACCTGAGCGTCGAAGAAAAGATCAACCAGTTCCTGCAATCGCTGAAAGCGAAGGGGACCATCCTGCTTCTCGACGACGACAACTCCTTCCTCAGCGTCATTAAGGACGTATTGACCGAAGCGGGGTACACGTGCTTTGCCGTGAATTCCGGCGAAGAGGGATTGACCGCCCTCGACAACATCACGCCGGACATCGTCGTTTGCGACATTGACTTCGTCAAGCCCAAGATGAACGGCTTTACCTTCTACGAAAAATTCCGCGCGATCGAACGATTTGTCGACGTGCCTTTTATTTTTATGAGCGGACTCGACCAGGATATCGTCGTCCGGGCGGGAAAACAAATGGGGGTCGACGATTACCTCACGAAGCCATTCGATGCAGAACTGCTCATGGCGACCATCGAGGGGAAACTAAAGCGTTCGCGGGAAATCAAGCGGGTAAGACAGACATCAAAAACCTGA
- the larE gene encoding ATP-dependent sacrificial sulfur transferase LarE yields MRKKLETLSEQTQIKYNRLRSIVAELGSVVIGYSGGVDSTLLLKVATDVLGSNAIAVIGKSATYPTAEYEEAASLAKSLGARYIEVGTEETDVLKFQENPPDRCYFCKTELFGKLTDIARKENIAWIADGSITDDAGDFRPGMRAKKENEVRSPLLEAGLSKNDVREISKHLKLPTWDKPSFACLSSRFPYGFGITKENLTKVDRAETLLRNAGFKYFRVRHHDEKTARIEVGPEEIQRLLDDPLRQFLVAKLKEMGFTYVTLDLQGYRTGSMNEVLTAEAKESYVKGVS; encoded by the coding sequence TTGAGAAAAAAATTGGAAACGCTTTCGGAGCAAACACAAATAAAGTATAACCGCCTCCGTTCGATCGTAGCCGAGTTGGGTTCGGTCGTGATAGGATACTCGGGGGGCGTCGACAGCACGCTCCTGCTGAAAGTGGCGACCGACGTACTGGGAAGCAATGCGATCGCCGTGATCGGAAAATCGGCGACATACCCGACGGCAGAATACGAGGAAGCGGCTTCTCTCGCCAAAAGTTTAGGCGCGCGGTACATCGAGGTTGGAACCGAAGAGACCGACGTGCTGAAGTTTCAGGAGAATCCGCCGGACCGCTGCTATTTTTGCAAAACAGAGCTCTTCGGCAAACTGACCGACATCGCCAGGAAAGAGAACATCGCATGGATCGCCGACGGCAGCATCACCGACGACGCGGGGGATTTCCGTCCGGGGATGAGAGCAAAAAAAGAGAACGAGGTCCGCTCTCCTTTACTCGAAGCCGGATTGTCGAAAAATGACGTGCGGGAAATTTCAAAACATTTGAAGCTGCCGACGTGGGACAAACCGTCGTTCGCCTGCTTGTCATCCCGTTTCCCCTACGGTTTCGGCATCACCAAAGAGAACTTGACGAAGGTGGACCGCGCGGAGACCCTCCTGAGAAATGCCGGCTTCAAATATTTTCGCGTCCGCCATCACGACGAGAAAACGGCGCGTATCGAAGTCGGACCCGAAGAGATCCAACGTCTGCTGGATGATCCGCTGCGGCAGTTTCTTGTCGCAAAACTGAAAGAGATGGGGTTTACCTACGTCACCCTTGACCTTCAAGGGTACAGAACGGGCAGCATGAATGAAGTGCTGACCGCCGAGGCGAAAGAATCATACGTAAAGGGGGTCTCATAA
- the aroE gene encoding shikimate dehydrogenase produces MKSERQQRVGIIGHPIGHTLSPAMHTAAFNELGLPFTYGVFDVVDEFLPPLFTSIRKNGFAGFNVTIPHKQHVIPLLDEITGDAKAMGAVNTIVNDNGKFVGYNTDVDGIERTLAHFKGRIQNASVVLLGAGGGARAAAYAIARSFSPASIRLYNRTAAGAEKIAGEFAKTFPKIMFDVVHERQHLSGVIGESALVVNTTPAGMTPNIEALPISPAIRFSNKQIIFDIIYTPLETAFLRKAKEEGAVTVNGVEMFVQQGRKAFELWTGKVFPAETARQAVLNALKAG; encoded by the coding sequence ATGAAATCAGAACGGCAACAGCGCGTCGGCATTATCGGCCACCCGATCGGGCACACTCTTTCACCGGCCATGCACACGGCTGCGTTCAACGAACTCGGGCTCCCCTTTACGTATGGCGTTTTTGACGTTGTGGATGAATTTCTTCCCCCCCTCTTCACCTCCATCCGGAAGAACGGTTTTGCAGGGTTTAATGTCACCATTCCCCACAAACAGCACGTCATTCCTCTTCTTGATGAGATCACCGGAGATGCAAAGGCCATGGGGGCGGTGAACACCATTGTCAATGACAATGGAAAGTTTGTCGGCTACAACACCGACGTTGACGGGATCGAGCGGACTCTTGCACACTTTAAAGGGCGTATTCAGAACGCTTCGGTTGTGCTGCTCGGAGCCGGAGGAGGAGCGCGGGCTGCGGCCTATGCCATTGCGAGAAGCTTCTCCCCCGCTTCCATTCGGCTTTATAATCGAACGGCGGCAGGAGCGGAAAAAATTGCCGGCGAATTCGCGAAAACCTTCCCGAAGATCATGTTCGATGTCGTCCATGAGCGTCAACACCTCTCGGGCGTTATTGGCGAATCGGCGCTGGTGGTCAATACCACTCCTGCGGGAATGACGCCCAATATAGAAGCCCTTCCAATCTCGCCGGCAATTCGATTTTCAAATAAGCAAATAATTTTCGATATTATATATACACCTCTAGAAACGGCCTTTTTGCGCAAGGCAAAAGAGGAGGGGGCGGTAACGGTCAACGGCGTGGAGATGTTTGTTCAACAAGGGAGAAAAGCCTTTGAGTTATGGACGGGCAAAGTTTTTCCCGCTGAAACGGCCCGTCAAGCGGTCTTGAATGCACTAAAAGCCGGCTGA
- a CDS encoding tetratricopeptide repeat protein produces MSHLESDNFDDELGSQPPRRNDRNEEIERYKDILKKGGNGIRTIEALEEIVDFYFEQEKFDEALHFADQLIEFVPYSSDAWVRRGMILNNMYRYDEAIDCYEHAIRLNPNEGEIYINLGITLDNANKVDEALESFEKALAIEPGSEEALFNKAVTLEKIEKYRDAAEIFEFLLKENKENKDALFELGFCYDFMDRLEESLKCYDEHLNLDPYNYNAWYNRGIVLNRMGDFTRSIDSYDMCIAIKDDFGAAWYNKGNAFANMGKFHEAIECYSQTLRYESKDVPAWHNMGNAYEELGNYTEAIKCFTQAIKYDNEHYESFFGRGSCYDTLEQYKKALQDYNRALEICRDYPELWYAKADVEYNLGKYRECLIGYKMVVQLDKKNYEAWFDYGDTLFELGYLKEALKALNRCIEINQQFAEAYYTRAKVLFVMKRMLDAVDSLKSAFALHSDLRKRFETEFLGVKSIKEFSSLLQR; encoded by the coding sequence ATGTCTCATTTGGAGTCCGACAACTTCGACGATGAGTTAGGAAGCCAGCCCCCTCGGCGCAACGACAGAAATGAGGAGATCGAGCGCTATAAGGATATCCTGAAAAAGGGGGGAAATGGGATCAGAACAATCGAAGCGCTGGAAGAGATCGTCGACTTCTATTTTGAACAGGAAAAGTTCGACGAAGCTCTTCATTTTGCCGACCAGCTGATCGAGTTCGTGCCGTACAGCTCCGACGCATGGGTACGCCGCGGCATGATCCTGAACAATATGTACCGGTATGATGAAGCGATCGACTGCTATGAGCACGCGATCCGTCTCAACCCGAACGAAGGCGAGATCTATATCAATCTCGGGATCACCCTTGACAATGCCAATAAAGTCGATGAAGCCCTCGAGAGCTTTGAGAAAGCGCTGGCGATCGAACCGGGGAGCGAAGAAGCGCTCTTCAACAAAGCAGTGACGCTGGAGAAGATAGAAAAATACAGGGATGCCGCCGAAATATTCGAGTTCCTGCTGAAGGAAAACAAAGAGAACAAGGACGCGCTCTTCGAGCTCGGATTCTGCTACGACTTCATGGACCGGCTCGAAGAATCCCTGAAGTGTTACGACGAACATCTCAACCTAGATCCGTACAACTATAACGCATGGTACAACCGCGGGATCGTCCTGAACCGGATGGGGGACTTCACCAGGTCGATCGACAGCTATGACATGTGCATCGCCATCAAGGATGATTTCGGTGCCGCCTGGTACAACAAAGGAAACGCCTTCGCCAACATGGGAAAATTCCACGAGGCGATCGAATGCTACTCCCAGACGCTCCGGTATGAATCGAAGGACGTTCCGGCGTGGCACAATATGGGGAACGCGTACGAGGAGCTAGGAAATTATACGGAAGCGATCAAGTGTTTTACGCAAGCGATCAAATACGACAACGAGCATTACGAGTCGTTCTTCGGACGAGGAAGCTGCTACGACACGCTCGAGCAGTACAAGAAAGCCCTCCAGGACTATAACCGGGCACTGGAGATCTGCCGCGACTACCCGGAACTATGGTATGCAAAGGCCGATGTCGAATACAATTTGGGAAAATACAGGGAATGCCTTATCGGCTACAAGATGGTCGTTCAACTGGATAAGAAGAATTACGAGGCATGGTTCGATTACGGCGATACCTTGTTCGAGCTTGGATATCTGAAGGAAGCGTTAAAGGCGCTGAACCGCTGCATAGAGATCAACCAGCAGTTTGCGGAAGCGTACTACACCCGCGCAAAGGTCCTCTTCGTGATGAAGCGGATGCTGGATGCCGTCGACTCGCTGAAATCTGCATTCGCGCTGCACAGCGACCTTCGCAAGAGATTCGAGACCGAGTTCCTGGGGGTCAAGTCGATAAAAGAGTTTTCTTCGCTGCTTCAGCGGTGA
- a CDS encoding YggS family pyridoxal phosphate-dependent enzyme, whose translation MFKPQMIAENVKNIQERIKKSCIAAGRDPDSVALIAVSKTFGFQEIEEVVKTGLLDIGENYVQEVKEKRLKVTNPEVRWHFLGHLQSNKVKFIADWIHMIHSVDSESVAAEIQRRGAGIGRTIDVLIEVNTSGEHSKFGVAPNAAIDLIRKISTQPNIRVQGLMTIGAFMPDPEQSRASFRMLRTVFDEINSSRILHEPLKHLSMGMTHDFTVAIEEGSTMVRIGTAIFGTRPKPNVH comes from the coding sequence ATGTTCAAGCCGCAAATGATCGCTGAAAACGTTAAAAATATACAGGAAAGGATCAAAAAATCCTGTATCGCGGCAGGAAGAGATCCGGACTCCGTCGCGTTGATCGCAGTCTCCAAGACGTTCGGGTTTCAGGAGATTGAGGAGGTCGTCAAGACCGGACTTCTTGACATCGGCGAGAACTATGTCCAGGAGGTCAAAGAGAAGCGGCTGAAGGTGACAAACCCGGAGGTCCGCTGGCATTTCCTCGGCCACCTCCAGTCGAACAAAGTAAAGTTCATCGCCGATTGGATTCACATGATCCATTCGGTCGACAGCGAAAGCGTTGCAGCCGAGATCCAAAGAAGGGGGGCTGGCATCGGCCGCACGATCGACGTTTTGATTGAGGTGAATACGTCGGGAGAGCATTCGAAATTCGGCGTAGCGCCGAATGCTGCGATCGATCTGATAAGGAAAATTTCAACGCAGCCGAACATCAGGGTGCAGGGATTGATGACGATCGGCGCTTTCATGCCGGACCCGGAACAATCCCGCGCGTCGTTTCGGATGCTGAGAACAGTGTTTGATGAGATTAATTCCTCCCGCATTCTTCATGAGCCGCTGAAGCATCTTTCGATGGGAATGACGCACGACTTCACGGTAGCAATTGAGGAAGGCTCGACGATGGTGCGCATCGGCACCGCGATTTTCGGGACAAGGCCAAAACCAAACGTTCACTGA